The Pseudomonadota bacterium genome segment GCACACCGTCGCGGTTGCAGCGACGAGGAGAAATCGGCGAGGCTGCGCCGATGGCGCAGCTGATCGTCAAGCAGGGCCGGGCGCGGCCGCTCTGGCATGGGCACCCTTGGATCTTCGCGCAAGCCGTCGGGCGCCTGGTCGGCGAGGCGGAGGCCGGCGACGTCGTCGAGGTCCTCGACGCCGACCTGCGCTCGATCGGCCGCGCCGCCTATAATCCGCGCTCGGCGATCGCCGCCCGGATGCTGAGCTGGCGCCCGGACGAGTTGATCGACCGCGCGTGGCTGGCGCGGCGACTCGCCAGCGCACTGCGCCTGCGCCAGTCGCTGGCGCTGCCCTCGTCCGCCACCGACTGCTATCGGCTGGTCAATGCCGAAGGCGACGGGCTGCCCGGGCTCGTCGTCGACGTCTACGGGCGGGCGATCGTCGTGCAGTTCACGGGCAACGCGCTCCAGCGGCGGGCGGAGTGGATCTACGCGGAGCTCGACCTGCTGCTCGAGCCCTCGGTCGTCGTCGAGGCCAGCCCGGGAGCCTTCGCCGCCAAGGAGGGCCTTGGTGAGGGACGCGGGCTGCTGCGCGGCACGAGCACGGCCCTGCGCTGCCGCGAAAACGGCCTCGCCTACGCGGTGGAACTCGGCGAGGGCCAGAAGACCGGCCTCTTCCTCGATCAGCGGGAGAACCACCGGCGCATCGCCGAGCGGGCAGCGGGCCGCCGCGTGCTCGATCTCTACTGCTACACCGGCGCCTTCGGCCTCAACGCCGCGCAGGCGGGTGCCAGCGCCGTGACTGCGGTCGACAGCTCGGCGCGCGCGTTGGCCGCCGCAAGCCGCAACGCCGCGAACAACGGCCTCCAACTGACGCTGATCGAGGCCGACGCGATGCCCTATCTGGCGACGCAGCAGCCGGAGAGCTTCGACCTCATCGTGCTCGACCCACCGAAGTTCGCCGCCCACCGCAGCCAGGTGCCGGCGGCGCTCAAGGGCTACCATAAGCTGTTGCGCCTGGCCTTGAACACGATCAGCGCGGGCGGATTGCTCGCCCTGGCCTGCTGCTCCCAGCTGATTCCGCTCGACGAGCTGCGCCGCGTGATGGCGCGCGCGGCAGCCGAGGCGCAGTGTGAGCTGCGCCTGCTCGAGCGCTGCGGGGCGGGCGCCGACCACCCCTCGACGCCCGCGTTTCCCGAAGGCGAGTACCTCACGTTCTTGCTCAGCGCCGTACACCGCTGATCCGGTCGTGATCGGGCCGTGATTCAGCCGTGATTCGGCCGGCGTGACCGACGACCCGCACCGCTACTTCGCGCGCGCGGTCGGCGCGCGCGAAGTAGCGGTGCGCGAAGTAGTTTCCGCGCCCCCGCTGGCTGGGCTAAGATGCGGCGCGAGGAGGCAGACATGTTCTCCGTCCGCTTCTGGGGCGTGCGCGGCAGCGTGCCGGTGCCTGGACCGTCCACGGTACGCTACGGCGGCAACACCCCCTGCATTGAAATCCGCGCCGGCGCCGAGCTGATCGTGATCGACGCAGGCTCCGGGCTGCGGGGGCTCGGAAACCAGCTCATCGGCCAGGCGCCGATCACGGCGCGCATGTTCTTCACGCACTTCCACTGGGATCACATTCAGGGCTTTCCTTTCTTTGCGCCGGCCTTCGTCAAGGGGACGCGCCTCGATCTCTTCGGCGCCAAGAAGCTCTCGGCGACGCTCTCGGACACGCTGGCCGGCCAGATGAGCTACCCCAACTTTCCGGTGACGCTCGGCGAGCTCGCGGCACAGATCGAGTTCCACGATCTGCACGAGGGCGAGAGCGTCTGCTGCGGCGACGCGGTGGTGAGCAATGCGCGCCTCAATCACCCGGGGGGCGTCTTCGCCTACCGCGTCGACTACGGCGGCCACGCGGTGGTCGTCGCCACGGATACGGAGCACTACGCCACCCTCGACCAGAAGATCTGCGGCCTGGCCGACGGCGCGGACGTGTTGGTCTACGATGCGATGTACACGCCGGAGGAGTACGCCGGCAGCGGCGAGAACGCGGCGCGAACCGGTTGGGGCCACAGCACCTGGGAGGAAGGCGTGCGCGTCGCGCGAGCCGCGCGCGTGCGCCAGCTCGTGCTCTTCCACCACGATCCGGATCACGACGACGCGATGGTCGACGCGATCGAGACCCAGGCCAAGCGCGCGTTTCCCGCGACGCTCGCCGCCCACGAGGGCCTGAAGATCGACCTCTCTTGAGCGCAGCCGCTGGCGGGTTATGCCGGTCCATCGGCTAATCATTATCGGTGGAAAGGGTGGCGTCGGCCGCACCACGGTCGCCGTGGCGCTCGGCTTGGCCCTCGCCCGGCGCGGCCACCGCACGCTAATCGCCCACGTGCGCGCCCGACCGCCCCTCGCGGAGGTTTACGGCTGCGAGCGCATCGACGAGGAGATTCGTCCCGTCGCACCCGACCTGTGGGCCGTCAACATGGACCCGCAGGCCTCGATTCGCGAGATGGGGCTCCTCGTGCTGCACTTCCGCGCGCTCTATCACCTCGTGCTCGAGAACCGCCTGGTGCGTTCGTTCCTGCGCGCCGTGCCCGCGCTCGAGGCGTACTCGATGGTCGGCAAGGCCTGGTATCACACGACCGAGCAGCGCAGCGACGGGGAGAGCCGCTTCCAAACGGTCATCTTCGATGGTCCAGCGACCGGCCACCTGGTGAGCATGCTGCGGATTCCGCAGGTCATCCTCGATGCCGTTCCTGAGGGTCCGCTGACCGGCGACGCGCGCCGGGCACGCGAGCTCCTCGGCGACCCTGCGCGAACCACGATGTGGCTCGTGACCCTCGCCGAGGAGATGGCCGTCAGCGAGGCCATCGACCTGCACCGCGCCGCCCACGACGAGCTGCTGCTCGACGTCGACCGGCTGTTGGTCAACGCGCTCTACCCCGCCGATCTGACGGCCAGCGCCGCGCTCGACGAGGTGCTGCAGCGCGCCGCGCCGCCTGCGCAGAGCGGCCTCGACCTCGCGCTGCGCGCCACGCGCCTGCTGCGCGAGCGTCGGGCGATCAACGACCACTATCTAGCCGAGCTCGCGCGCCGCCTGCCGCTGCGGCGAACCGAGCTACCCTTGATCTTCGCGCCCCGCCTCGATCGCGCGGCGCTGGAGCCGCTGGTCGTGCAGCTCGGCGCGACGCTCGAGGCGCGCGCGGCGACGGGCGTCGCGGGCTTGCCCTCATGAGCAGCGTGCAGGCATGAGGCGCCGAGTCACCCTGGCGCTCGCGCTGGTCGCCCTGCTCGCGGCCGGCGCACCCGCGCGGGGCGCGCGGCTGGCGGTCTTTCGCATCGACCCCTTGGGCATCGATCCACGCATCGTTGCGCGGCTGGAGGGACTGCTGCGCGCCGAGCTCGGACGGCTGGCCGACGCAACCCTCCCCGGCACCCGAGCGCTGGAGCGCCTGCGCCTGAGCCACCCCGCGCTCAGCGATTGCACGGGCGAGGCCCGCTGCCTGGCGCTCGCGGGTCGGCTGCTCGCCGTCGATCAGATCATCTCCGGCAACATCGGCGCCCTCGGCGACAGCTATGTGATCAACCTCAAGCTGGTCGACGTCAGCTCGGAACGGGAGGTCCGCCGCGTCAGCGACACGCTCAACGGCGCACCCGATCGGCTAATTGAGGCGATCCGCCTGGCGGCCTTCCGGCTGGTCGCGCCGGAGCGTCTGCGCGGCTCGCTCAATGTGCAGGTCGGGGTCCCGGGCGCCGCCGTTTACCTCGACGGGCGACTGCTCGGACATAGCCCGCTGGCGCCCCAACACAACCTGGCGGTCGGGCGGCACACGCTGCGCGTGAGCAAGGCTGGACACCACGACGTGCTCCAGGCGGTAGAGGTGCCGCTGCAGAACGTGGCGCAGCTGATCGTCGCGCTCGAGCCGACGATCAGCCCGCAGAGGCCAGCCCGGCGGGCGACTGCGCCGCAGGGCGTCGGCGCTCCGCCTTGGTTCAGTCGCCCATGGTTCTGGACCACCGTCGGCGTCGGGGCTGCAGTGCTCGGCGCCGCGCTCGGGCTGGCGCTGGCCAATGACTCGGGGATCAACTGCGATGCGGAGCCGGCGCGATGTGCCCGTTGAGGTGCGGCGCGACGAAGGCCGCGCTCTGCGCCATCGCCTCGCTCTTGGCGCTGCCGGTCACGCCCACGCTGGCCGCCGGCCGCGCGCGCGTGGCCGTGCTCGCTCCGCTGATCGCGCTCGGCATCGGCGCCGACGAGACGCGCGCCGTCGAGCGCCGGCTGCGCCGCGCGACAGCCGCCCTGAAGGGGCTGCGCTGGCTCGAGCAGCCGCGGCTGCTGCGGCGGCTGCGGGCCACGCCTCCCGAGTGCTTCGAGGACGCTGCCTGCGCGGCTGCGCTCGCGCGGCGCCTCGGCGTCGACGTGCTGGTCAGCGGGGAGGTCGGAGGCACCGGCGCGGCCTATGTGGTCTACCTGCGGGCGCATGGCGCCCGTGGCGCGGAGATGCGCCGAGCGCGCGCGCTGCTCGGCCCCGACTCCGGCGCCGAAGCGCTGCGAGCCAGCGCCTCGGACGAGGAGGCGCTGCTGGTGCACCTGCTCTTGCCCCAGCGCTACGTCGGGACGCTGGCGCTCAGCGTCGACGCACCCGCCGCGTGGATCTATCTCGACGGGCGACGGGTGGCCCGCGGCGCGCAGGCTACGCTCGAGGGGATCCCCGTGGGCACCCACACGCTGCGCGTCGCCCATCAGGCCTTTCATGATGACGTGCGCTTCGTGCAGATCAGCTACGCCCAGCGCCAAACGCTGCGCGTGAAGCTGCAACCCCTCTCGCTCGCCTTGGGCGCGAACCCGAGCGGCGTCGAGCAGGCCGAGGGGGGCCTGGGAGCCGGCGTCCGGTGGCCCTGGTATCGGCGCTGGTGGGCCGTCACCGCCTTCGGGGTGCTGGTCGCGGCCACGGCGACGACGACCGTCCTGTTGCTGCCGCATGCGGTGGCTCGGGATCGCGAGGCGACCCTTGGGCTCCCCTGAGCGCGACGGTGCCGGGCCAGCGGCGATCGCCAAGGGGCCGCGGCGCGCCCTGCTCACGCACGAGGGCGGCCTGCGCGAGGTCCGGCTCGAGCCCACGGGCGGCGGGCGCTATCGCATCTTGGATCAAGGACGCGAACAAACGCTGCTGGCCGAGCGCCTTAGCGATGGCGGCTGGCTGTTGATCGACGCGTCCAGCGGCCGCGTCGACGACCTGCTGGTGGAGCAAGAGGACCGCCGGCTCCGGGTGCTCACGGCGACGGCGGACGAAGCGCTGCAGCGCTGGGACGATCGCCAACGACGGCGGAGCTCGAGCGCACCAGAGGGTGGCCGGCGCAGCGCGGGCCCCGCGTCGATCGCCGCGCCGATGGCCGGGCGCGTGGCGAAGGTGCTCGTGAGCGTCGGGGAGCGGGTCGCGGCGGGACAGGCCGTGGCTGCGGTCGAGGCGATGAAGATGGAGAATGAGCTGCTCAGTCCGCGCGCGGGCCAGGTCACTGCGGTGTTGGTCTCTGGCGGTGATAGCGTCGAGCGCGACCAGACGCTGCTGATCATCACGTGAGGGCGCTCCGTCCATCGCTGGCGCTGCGGTTTGGCCTGCTCGGGGCACTCTTGCTCACCTGCCTCGTCGGCGCAGCCAGCTACGCGCTCGTCTATCGCAGCGGCGAGGCGCGAAAAGGGCAGCTCGTCGATCAGGATCGGCAGCTCGCGCGAGTTCTGGCCGGCCTGCGGACGAGCGACGGGGCGCTGGATTTCGCGCCGCTGGCGGCCTTTGTCGAGAGCGTCGATCGCAGCGCGCTCGGACCGATCTACGCGCTCGAGCGCGCCCCGGACGGCACGCTGCGCAACGGAGCGCTCAACCCGCGAGCCTTCGCCGCACTCGACCCGAGCTATCGCGAGCAGATTCGGGCCGGGCGAAGCGTCATTCTCAAGGAGCTCGCGGCGGGCCACGTCGAGCGCCGCGGGCGGATCAAGGAGTATCGCCTGCCGGTACCGCGCGGCACGCTCCATCTCGGCTTCGATGTGCGGCGCCTGGAGCGACAACTCAGCGCGCAGCGGACGACGGCCTGGTGGGTGCTCGGGGTGGCCCTGTTGCTCGGCACGCTGGCGGCGCTCGCGCTGGCGCGCAATACTGTTCGCCCGCTGCGCTTGTTGGCCCAGGCGATGGAAGCCGTGGCACAGGGCGACCTGACGCAGACGGTGACCGTCGGTCGCCACGACGAGCTCGCACAGCTCGCCGGCTCCTTCAACCAGATGATGCAGACGCTGCGGACCTTGCGGCGCCTGGAGGCCGCGCACGCCTGCTATCTACCCGGCCCCGTGCGCCAGCGTGTCTTGCGCGCCGAGAGCGCCCGCGAGCTGGCGGTGGAGGAGCGAGCAGCGACGATCCTCTGCTGCGCGCTACTGGCGCCCGAGGACCTACCCGAGCGCGCGCCGCGCGCGCGGCTGGGCCTGGTCAACGAGTACCTGGCGCCCTTGCTCGATGCCCTGCTGCGGGAGGGCGGCGTCGTGCTGGTGCTCAGCGAGCGCCAGCTCCAGGCCGTCTGGGGCGTGCCCGCTGACGACCCGCAGAGCGAGCTCCGCGCGCTGCGGGCCGCTGTCGCCGCCCGCGCCGCCGTCGCGGACCGCGCGCGGCGGCTGGCGTTCGCCGGCCAACCGGCCCTCGCGCTCGCGGCCGGCCTCTGCAGCGGGCGCGTCGCCGCGGGCAACCTCGGCTCGGTCGAACGTGCCAGCTACGTGGTCGTC includes the following:
- a CDS encoding class I SAM-dependent rRNA methyltransferase — its product is MAQLIVKQGRARPLWHGHPWIFAQAVGRLVGEAEAGDVVEVLDADLRSIGRAAYNPRSAIAARMLSWRPDELIDRAWLARRLASALRLRQSLALPSSATDCYRLVNAEGDGLPGLVVDVYGRAIVVQFTGNALQRRAEWIYAELDLLLEPSVVVEASPGAFAAKEGLGEGRGLLRGTSTALRCRENGLAYAVELGEGQKTGLFLDQRENHRRIAERAAGRRVLDLYCYTGAFGLNAAQAGASAVTAVDSSARALAAASRNAANNGLQLTLIEADAMPYLATQQPESFDLIVLDPPKFAAHRSQVPAALKGYHKLLRLALNTISAGGLLALACCSQLIPLDELRRVMARAAAEAQCELRLLERCGAGADHPSTPAFPEGEYLTFLLSAVHR
- a CDS encoding MBL fold metallo-hydrolase, translating into MRREEADMFSVRFWGVRGSVPVPGPSTVRYGGNTPCIEIRAGAELIVIDAGSGLRGLGNQLIGQAPITARMFFTHFHWDHIQGFPFFAPAFVKGTRLDLFGAKKLSATLSDTLAGQMSYPNFPVTLGELAAQIEFHDLHEGESVCCGDAVVSNARLNHPGGVFAYRVDYGGHAVVVATDTEHYATLDQKICGLADGADVLVYDAMYTPEEYAGSGENAARTGWGHSTWEEGVRVARAARVRQLVLFHHDPDHDDAMVDAIETQAKRAFPATLAAHEGLKIDLS
- a CDS encoding PEGA domain-containing protein, with amino-acid sequence MRRRVTLALALVALLAAGAPARGARLAVFRIDPLGIDPRIVARLEGLLRAELGRLADATLPGTRALERLRLSHPALSDCTGEARCLALAGRLLAVDQIISGNIGALGDSYVINLKLVDVSSEREVRRVSDTLNGAPDRLIEAIRLAAFRLVAPERLRGSLNVQVGVPGAAVYLDGRLLGHSPLAPQHNLAVGRHTLRVSKAGHHDVLQAVEVPLQNVAQLIVALEPTISPQRPARRATAPQGVGAPPWFSRPWFWTTVGVGAAVLGAALGLALANDSGINCDAEPARCAR
- a CDS encoding biotin/lipoyl-binding protein; this translates as MRWLGIARRPLGSPERDGAGPAAIAKGPRRALLTHEGGLREVRLEPTGGGRYRILDQGREQTLLAERLSDGGWLLIDASSGRVDDLLVEQEDRRLRVLTATADEALQRWDDRQRRRSSSAPEGGRRSAGPASIAAPMAGRVAKVLVSVGERVAAGQAVAAVEAMKMENELLSPRAGQVTAVLVSGGDSVERDQTLLIIT
- a CDS encoding HAMP domain-containing protein, whose protein sequence is MRALRPSLALRFGLLGALLLTCLVGAASYALVYRSGEARKGQLVDQDRQLARVLAGLRTSDGALDFAPLAAFVESVDRSALGPIYALERAPDGTLRNGALNPRAFAALDPSYREQIRAGRSVILKELAAGHVERRGRIKEYRLPVPRGTLHLGFDVRRLERQLSAQRTTAWWVLGVALLLGTLAALALARNTVRPLRLLAQAMEAVAQGDLTQTVTVGRHDELAQLAGSFNQMMQTLRTLRRLEAAHACYLPGPVRQRVLRAESARELAVEERAATILCCALLAPEDLPERAPRARLGLVNEYLAPLLDALLREGGVVLVLSERQLQAVWGVPADDPQSELRALRAAVAARAAVADRARRLAFAGQPALALAAGLCSGRVAAGNLGSVERASYVVVGDAVDHAEAIVAQAQAGEILLAESTYLRLTAEISVRAAAPLMAAGMDEALPLYRFDTLRQQAAGVGQGSD